AAGCTGAAAACCATACGATTGATAATTTGATTTTTAATCAATTTTAGAGAGCGACAACAAAAAAATAATGGCTAATAACCTAACAGAATGAACTTTCTGTTAGGTCTTTTTTTTGTACTAAATGTTGATATATCAGTATTTAACTATAAAGTAATAAAAAAATAACGATATATCGTTGACGTATTTCGATATATCGTTTATACTTTCGATATATCGAAATAAAGAAAGGTGATTATAATGTTTAGAAAACAATTTGAGAAAAAAGCTCACCATATGAGAAGCAGAATGATGAATAGAGACGGATTTGGATTTGGCGGACACGGCCCAGAAGATATGGAACGTGCGTTTAGAGCGCGAGGTAAAGATCGATTCTTCAAAAAAGGGAACTTACAATTTGTCATTTTGAAAATGTTACAAGATGAATCAAAACACGGTTACCAAGTTATTAAAGACTTAGAAGAACGTTTCAAAGGATTTTATTCTCCAAGCCCAGGTTCTGTATATCCGATATTACAAATGTTAGAAGATAGAGAATTTGTCTCAACTTCAAGAGATGGTAAGAAAAAAGTATATACGATTACAGAAGACGGCGAACAATTTTTAGCAGATAATATGAAAAATGATGACATGTTACAACGCATGGAACAATTTAAAAATATGGACTTTGAAGCAATGAAAGCAATGCGTGGCGAGCTACAAGAATTATTCAAAAAATTTATGTTAGCTGGCAAAGAAGCGATGAATGATGATGACAAGAAAGAGCAATTTAAAAAATTTGTTGAACAAACAAAAGCAGATTTAGATAATTTATATAAATAAAGAAGGAATATGGAATGACTAGTAATAAAACGAATAAAAGTATTGCAATTATAGGTGGCGGCCCAGGTGGTTTAATGCTCGGCTTATTGTTACAACAACAAGGCTATGACTATACAATTTTTGAAAAAGCACATCCAACGGTGAATAGTGATCGAGGCGGTTCATTAGATATTCATGATGACAGTGGCCAGTTACCGATTATCGAAACGGGTATATATGAGCGTTTTAAATCTTTAGTTAGATATGAAGGTGAAGATACTAAAGTTATTGCTAAAGATGGTACGGTGATTTTTGAAGAAGATGCTGAAGGAGAAGGTGGCAGACCAGAAATTGACCGTGGCGAACTGTGTGAC
The Staphylococcus kloosii genome window above contains:
- a CDS encoding PadR family transcriptional regulator; the encoded protein is MFRKQFEKKAHHMRSRMMNRDGFGFGGHGPEDMERAFRARGKDRFFKKGNLQFVILKMLQDESKHGYQVIKDLEERFKGFYSPSPGSVYPILQMLEDREFVSTSRDGKKKVYTITEDGEQFLADNMKNDDMLQRMEQFKNMDFEAMKAMRGELQELFKKFMLAGKEAMNDDDKKEQFKKFVEQTKADLDNLYK